TTCCCTCATGCTTCCCGACGTGTCGACAATCAGCAAAACATTGGGAGGAAGACCGGGGCCGGCGCCACCGAATATGGCGGTATCTCCAATGTAGTCGTCAGGGCCGGCCCAAGCGCTACCAAGGATCGACAGACCGAAAACGACCCAAAACAAGACAATGCGTGAAATTTTATTCATAATGAATCCTTCCTTGAGCCAGAAGGTGGATGATTTTCACCAAAACTAAGGCAGGGTGCCAAGATAATTGACAAAATTGCCCGACACCCAGACTTTCGGATCGCCCTCCGGGCCGCAGTTGCCGGCGTCATCGAGGGTGCCGACCCAATAGCCTCGATCGATCAGGGCTGCCTTGGCCGGTGAGCAATGAAGCTGCGCGAGCAATCGCGGCGCTCTCGAAAGACGATAAGGCGCCTTGCCGTCGTAGCTCCAATAGAGCTCCGAGGTTTCAAAATCACCCGGGTAAGTCTGCTTGGATTGGTAGTTGCCCGCCTCGGCGAAATAAACGTCCTCGGCGAACAAGGGCCCCCCCCCCAGCAACACCAAAAACAAACCACCGACCCAAAACCGCACGACTCTTGAAAAAACCACCATGACAAGAACCCCTTTCCGACCGTTCAGCGCGCCACGATGCGCGACACCTGCATTTCCAGTTCAGTATGCGAAGCATTCTCCATCCCCTGCGGAAACTCCCCGTGGACTTCCAGGACATAGTAGCGCGCCTGAAAACTACTGGCGGTGGTGGCATCATTTCCCGAACCGACCGGGGGCGGACCATCGCCAAGGGCGATTGCTCGATTGATCGGCTCTTCGTCGATCTCTTCCACGCGCAGACCGCTGCGATTGATGCTGACGAGATTGTCGAAACTATTGAGGTTGAGGTCGTCGCGCAGATTATTCAAACCGATCTGCACTCCCCGCTCGGCGGCAGACAGCGACTCATTGAACGCCCGGTAGTTGCCGGCGATTTTGACTTCGACGGTCGAGTTGGTCAGCGCAAAGGTGCAAAGGATGAGCAGCACCGCGAGCATGGTGAGAACCAGCACCAGGGCGGTGCCGCGCTGGTCGGCGAGAACTTGGGGATAAATACGAAAAATTTTCATGCTTGAATACCCCTTCAGCAGAGGGAACGCCGATGAACGCGGAAAAATCCGGATCAGGGCGGATCAGGTCGTAAATCCACATTGATCCTGAAAATCTGCGTCCTTTTGGCGCCTGTAACTTGGATCAACGGTTGCGCAACTGCACCACGGTGGTCAGGCTGCGGGTTTTGACGTTGCTGGCCTGCCCCGGTGCCAGATAGCCGGCGATGCCGGTCTGGGTCGCATCCGTGGCGCCGGTCAGGGTGATGCGCACGGCGCGAATGTTGTCCAGACGCGGATCGCCCGCGGGCAGGGCGGCAAGCTCGCTGCCGTCATCGAGCAGATAGGCGAAGACCAGATCCGTCACCTTCACGGCCAGAATTTCATCGCCGAGACCCGTGGCGCTGCGCTGCAAGAGTTGCTGCGCGGCATCGGCGGAATCGGGATCATCCACCAGGGCGTAAGTAAGGATATTGGGATGAACCGGGGGACTGGTGTTGGGATCCGCAGTCGGCGCCAGATTCACATCGAACACCTTGACCAGAGTATCGCCAGGGCGGTAATCGACCGCCGCGTTAAAGCCATTCAGGGGAACAACGGGAGTGGTGATGTCCCCAGGCGCCCTGACCACTCGCAGCACACGGTCGAGGGGCTGAATACGATTGCCGGGACGCACGATGCGCACCAGATCGCCATTCTCAAACAATCTGGCCGTCTCCACGCTCGCCACCTGTACATCGATCGGTGTATTGGGCGAGGCAGGCGAGGAAAACTCCGTCGCGATCCGAGCCGCGGCGCCGCTGACCGTCGCGGTACGCAAGGTCAGGGCGTCGGCTGCGGCGGCAGCGATGGCCGGCCCGTCATCGATGAGAAACCCGGCCAGACGCAGATCGCGACTCATGCGCTCCAAGGCCACGCGCAAATTCTGCTGCACCTCCACCACTTCTTCGGCGGTATGCACATGGCGTTGGGTGGTCTGAACCAGCCCGAGCACCGCGGCCATCACCACGCCGAGCAGGGCGGCGACGATGAGCAGTTCGATGAGGGTGAAGCCCCGCTGGTCGCAAGATGTGGGCAGTTTTTTCATAATCGCTTGAATCCCGTCAGAGTCACGGTTCGAGCATTCCCCTGCACCCGCACATTAATACGCACCATCCCGTTGGCCGGATTATTCAGGAGAGTATCGAAGGTGGCGACGTAATTGCCGCCTCCGGGTATCTGGCTCATGGCCGCTTCATCCAGGGGATAGGGCTGGTTGTTTTGACTGGCATTAAACACCGCATCCCTCGCCGGCCGTGACAGCAACTCGTCGAGCACGCCCTGGGCGACGGCCGTGGCCACCGAAGTGCTGTCGGCCACCACGTTGGAGCGCATGGCAGTGATCTGCATGCCCGCCACGGTCAGCAGCCCGACGGCGAAGATGGTCACCGCGACGAGCAGTTCCAGCAACGTGAAGCCCCGTTGGCGGCGGATCTTAAAGAGCTGTTTCATCATAGGGTTCCACGATTCTCCCACAGATTCCTCGTGCAATTCCCGCACCAGCGGTCAAAGTGGGCATTTTAACCCGAAATGCACGGCGCAAACCATGCAAAAGTTACACAGGCGCCGTGATTTGGCGGTTTTTTCAATCCAGTCCGTATTCCTTGATCTTGTAGATCAAAGCGCGCAGGCTGATGTCGAGCAACTGGGCGGCCTGGGTGCGATTACCGTTGGTGCGGGCGAGAGCCTTGCGAATGAATTCCCGCTCCATGCGCGGCACTGCCTCTTTAAGGGAAAGAGAAGCGGCCGCATCCCGATTTTCCCGACGGATATCCCAGGAGAGATCGGCCAGTTCAATGCGTGGAGCGCGGCAAAAAATCAGGGTGCGTTCGATGAAATTGGCCAGTTCGCGCACATTGCCGGGCCAGGAATGGTTTTCAAGCAATTCCAGACAGGCGGGAGCGAAGCGCGGCACGGTGCGCCCTTCGCGGCGGGCGATTCGTTCCAGGAAATGATCGGCGAGGGGACGGATATCCTCGCGCCGCTCACGCAAGGCGGGGATGATGAGTTCGACGACATTGAGGCGATAATAGAGATCCTCGCGGAAGCGTCCGTCGCTCACCGCCTGCTTGAGATCGACGGCGGTGGCCGCGATCACGCGGGTTTGAACCCGACGAGAGCGGGTTTCACCGATGCGCCGCACTTCGCCGTCCTGCAAGACGCGCAGCAGCTTAGGTTGCAGTTCGAGGGGCAATTCGGCGATTTCGTCGAGAAACAAGGTGCCGCCGTCGGCGGCCAGAAACAGTCCGTCACGTTCGCGCTCGGCACCGGTGAAGGATCCCCGCGCGTGCCCGAAGAGTTCGCTTTCGAGCAGGCCTGCGGGAATCGCACCGCAGTTCAGCGCAAAAAACCGCTCCAGGGGACGCCCACTGCGTTCGTGCAGGGCGCGGGCCACCAGTTCCTTGCCCGTGCCGGTTTCGCCTCGCACCAGCACCGGCGAACCGGCAGGCGCAACGCGCTCCACCAACCCCATCACCTGAGCCATGGCCTGGCTCGCATAAACCAGATCGCCCTTGAGTTGCCGCCGCAGGCTCAGATTTTCGCGCTGCAGGCCGAGACGCTCCTGGGCCTTTTTGAGCGTCAGCACCACCTCATCGGGCTTAAAGGGTTTGGACAGGTAGTCGTAGGCACCGCGTTTCATGCATTCCAGGGCCTGATCGACACTGCCGTAGGCGGTCATCATGATGAGGGTGACCGGCAGGCCAAGACCGCGCACCGCGTCGAGAAACTCCAGGCCGCCCAGTTCGGGCATGCGCACATCGCACAGGGCGATGTCGCAGGGTGTGTTCTGCAAATGCTCCAGGGCCTGCCGACCATGTTCGGCCTCGCTCACCACATAACCGGCGCGCTCCAGCAGCAGGCGCAGCATGTGGCGCATGGCGCTTTCATCATCAACCACCAGAATCCGCAGAGCTTCAGACATGCCTTGCGTCCTCCCCGGCGACCGGCAAAAAGACCTGAAAGCAGGCCCCTTCGCCGGGCCGACTGCTCACCTCCATGCGACCGCCGCTCTCCTCGATCACCTTGTGGCAGAAAAACAGTCCCAGGCCGCGCCCCTTTCCAGGCTCCTTGGTGGTGAAGAAGGGATCGAAAATCCGCTCTTCCAGCCCGGGCGGCAGTCCTGGACCCTCATCCCTGACAATCAGGCAGATCTCTCCACCGACCACCTTGCCCTCCAGCCTGACCCGCCCGCCGTTCCCGATGCAGGCATCACGGGCATTGAGCAGCAGATTGACCAGGACCTGCAAGAGCTTGTGCCGCGTCGCCAGCACCTCGGGCAAGCGGGGAGGCAAAACATTTTCCAGCCCAACTTCTTGAAAAATCCCTTGGTGTTCCAGCAATTGCGCAGCCTCCCGCGCCACGGCGACGGGTTCGAGGACTTCGGGTGCCGCATCTCTTGGGGAAGCAAAATCCAGCAGATCGCGCACCAGAAGATCGATACGGCGGAGTTCGCGACCGGCGCGCGCGAGCAAATCTTCGGTTTCGGGCGAGCGCGGCCCGGCCTGCGCCAGGTCCAGATAGCCCAGGGCGGCTCCCAGGGGATTGCCGATCTCATGGGCGATCCCGGCGGCAAGATTGCCGACGGCCGCCATCTTCTCGGAGCGCACCAGATGGCGGCGGGCCTTCTCCAACTCCGCATTGGCCTGATGCAGGCCGGCGATGGTTTCCTGGGTCTGGGCGCGACTTTCCTGCAAGGCCCGGGTCATGGCATTGAAGGATGCGGCCAGTTCAGAGATTTCCCTTGGGCCATCCACGGGCACGTTGACCCCCAGATCGCCCGCGGCCACCCGGGAGGTGGCCTGCATCAGACGCCGAGCCGGCAGGACCACGCTGCGGCCGAGCACATAGGTGCCAAAGGCGATGAGCACGCCGCCAAAGCCGAAGATCAGGACAAAAATGGCGGTTTGCGCCGGCACCATTCTTTGCGCGATGCCGTTGAGGGAAAAGCGTCCGAACAACACGCCTTCGATACTTCCTTCGAAAACCAGGGGCTGATAAACATCGAAATAACCGCCGGCGGCACCCGGAAAAAACCCGTACCACCCTGCCGGGCGCGACACCCGCACCAGGCTGGTGCCCTGAAAGGCCGTCCGCCGCAAATCGGCTGGGTCGGCAAGTTCCGGCCCCTGCCCTGCCCGGCGCTGAACTTCGGCATCGACCAGGGTGTAGACGGCGGCATCGGCGGCCAGGTTCATCTGGCGAAACAACCAGTCGATTTCCTGAAGAAATATCAGGCCGCCATGGTCGACGCGCACCAGGGCGGTCATACCTTGAAGCGAACTCAGGGTGGTCTGGATCCGCTCCTCGATCAGTTCATTTTCGGCGATTTTCAGCAAAAACAGGCCGGCGAACAGCAGGCCCGACACCACCAGCACCGAAAGGCTGATCAGAATTTCACTTCGCAGACCCAATACCTTACGCAAGCACACCCCGATCTTTTGTGACAAAAGGTAATTAATTTAAATTAATACCACACTCGACCTACGGGCGCAATGTGCTTCTTCCGCGCCGCTCGGATGTTGTCTTTGCCGTTGGATTTTGCGCGCATAGCTGCTAAAGTGCCTCCCAACCTTTCCACAGGAGACTGCGCCATGCCCCGTATTCCCGCCGTTGATCAGCAGGCTTGCATCGGATGCGAGGTCTGTACCCAGATTTGCCCCGAAGTGTTCCGCATGGAAGAAGGGGCGCAGGGCGGTCACGGCCACGGCCATGACCACAAATCGACGGTTTACAACCCCTTCGGCGCACCGGAAGCGAAAATCGAAGAGGCCATGGACAACTGTCCCGTCGCCTGCATCTACTGGACGCAATAACTGAACCGCCCCTTGTCCTTCTCCGCCAACATCCTCAAACTCAACGCCTTTTCTTTCCTCAAGATGACCCTCTTTCCCATGGCGGTCATCACCCTGTTCTGGAAAGACCACATCGGCCTGAGTCTGACGGAAATCCTCATCCTGCAGGGATTTTTCTCCCTGGCAACGCTGCTTCTCGAATATCCCTCGGGGTACATCAGCGACCGGCTCGGCTGCCGTTTCAGCCTCAATCTCGCCTCGCTGCTCGGCATCGCCGGTTGGGGCTGGTATCTTTTCGCCGGTTCCTTTTTCGAGGTACTCATCGCCGAATTGCTGCTCGGCGCCTCCTTTGCCTTCATCAGCGGCGCGGACAGCGCCCTGCTCTTCGAAACCCTGCGCCACGAAGGCCGGGAGCAGCACTACACCCGACAGGAAGGGCGCATGCTCGGGCTTGCCCAGGCGGGCGAGGCAGTCGGGGCCGTCTTTGCCGGCACCCTGTACGCATTTTTTCCCCTGCTGCCCTTTATCATCCAGGTCGTGGTGTGGATTCTGGCCCTGCTCATCACCGGCAGCCTCAAGGAACCGCCACGCGAGCGCCCAACCGCCAAGGTTTCTCACCTGGCCGCGGCAGCGGCGACGGTGCGCTATACCTTTCGCGACAACCCACGACTGCGCCTGACCATCCTGCTAACCACGGTGCTGGGGTTGGCCTCTTATTATCCAGTCTGGTTGATTCAACCCTTCATGCAGGAAACCGGCGTTCCGCTCACCTGGTTCGGACCCATCTGGGCCGGGGCCAACGCCACCGTGGCGCTATTTTCCTGGCTCAGCTACCGCTTTTCCCTGCGCCTGGGCAACCGCGCCATGGCACTGCTGCTGTTTTTGCTGGTGGCGTTGGGCTATCTGGGATTGGCCCTGACCCACGCCCTGTGGAGTTTTCTGTTTTACTACCTGCTCACCGCCATGCGCGGCCTGCAAGGGCCGCTGCTCAAGGCGCTCATCCAGCGCCAGAGCTTTTCCACCAACCGTGCCAGCATTTTGTCGCTGAAATCCTTTACCTTTCGCTTTTTCTTCATCTACACCGGGCCTGCCGCCGGATTTGCCGCCGACCGTCTCGGACTCAACGCCGCCTTCGCCATCCTCGGCCTGGCACTCTGCGCGGCGCTGGTTCTGTGCTTGAAAGGCTTCGACTTCTCCGAGCAGTCTCCGGCAAAACGCACCTGAAAGCCGGGGTTCATCATCCTTATTGCATTTATTATTATTTCGTTTACAATTTGCCGTATTGCGTATACGGCATTTTTGCCGTTCGCCGGGGGGAGGCCATGGAGAGAAAGTACGAGGTACCGGAGGAAGGAGCAAAGGAACTGCGGGTAGGACATTGGGTGGAAATTTTCGAGGCCTATTGCGATTCATCCCACCAGGCCGTGCAGGTCAAGGCCATGAGGGTCGGCAGCAAACGCCTCGACTTCATGATCGGCCGTCCGGGGGGCAAACTCCTCAGGCCCCATGAAGGCAAGATCACGCAAATTTTTCGCAGTTCGGGCAAGACCCAGTTCAACATTCATCTGTGAATCCGGGGAGTGCGGGATATGGAAGGACGGTCGTTGGACCGTCCTTTTTTTGTGCGCGCCGGACAAAAAAAACCCGGTGAGGAGGACACCGGGCTAAAAGAGGAGAGGGAGGTTTGGGGTTGACTTGCTAAATTGCTTATCGGTTTTCTAAGCAATCCTTTTATTACCTTGTTGGTAATTTATATATCAACCCGATCCACGCCTGTCAAGTCGCATCCACATATTTTTTATTTTTTCTGCAAGACTCTCGGCTTTCGGGTACCTTTTTATGAGAAGAAATTTTTCGCAAAAAGGTCGCCGCCATGATGCAACCAGATAAAATAATTCGTTTTTTTATCATCCTTGGCATTTTCCTGGCAGCGCTGGCGCACGCCGGATGCGCCAAAATGCCCTGGAGCTCTTCTGAGGATCCCATTCCCCAAAAGCTCTATATCGATGCCACGCGCAATTTTGCCGTCGAGTTTCCCGGCAACTGGCAGAGATTTCTCACCCCCGAATATCCAGCCCTGCCCGGCGCGGACGCCGTCGGCTGGGAAAGTCCCCAGCGGCGCGCGGACCAGGCCTCGGGGCGCATCGCGGTGGTCACTCCCCATGAACCATTAAGCCAGGAGGAGGCCGAGGCTGCCGTTCGCGCAAATCTGCCCGGTCTGGTGGTTGAGAATCGCGCCGAGGAGCGAGTTTTTCGCCTGCCGGCTGTGGTCCTGACCGGCTACACCGCGCAACGCACGTACCAGATCTATCTGCTGGATGCCCCCAGAGTTCGCTTTCTTCTGGTCTATTCGGCATTGCCCGAGGATTTCGACCGCTACCGCGGACATTTTCGCGATATGGTGCAATCCTTTGAAATCCTGCGCTGACGGCTGCCTGAACATTCAGGCATACCGACCGCCAACCCGGACCACGCCCATCACCAGCGCCGGGTTTTCAGCCCATCGGATCTAACGCTATGGAACCCTGGCTTGAATCCGTCGCAAACTGGCTCCCTTCGGGCGGATGGTATTATTTTTGGTTGGGATTGATCGCCTTTCTGGAATCCCTGGCGATCGTCGGCATCTTCGTACCGGGCAGCGTGATCATCGTGCTGGCGGGCTTTCTGGCGGCCCAGGGCAAGGGCGATCCTCTCAGCCTCATGGCTGTGTCGGCATTGGGAGCGGCGCTCGGCGACTTTTTGAGCTATCTGCTCGGAGCACGCTTCGGCGAGGTGCTTTTTCAGACCTCGATCCTCAAACGCCGCCGACAAGTGCTGGAGCGGGCGCGCGGATTTTTTCTGGGACATGGCGGCAAGGCCGTCTTTTTCGGCCGTTTCATCGGTTTTTTGCGCCCCTTCATGCCCATGATCGCCGGCAGCGCGCGAATGTCTCCGGCGCTGTTCGCCGGCTACACTCTGATCAGCGCGATTCTCTGGGGGATCGCCTACCCTGGACTGGGGTACTTTTTCGGCGCCAGTTGGCAGCAGGTGCAGATCTGGACGGGCCGCCTCAGTCTGCTAATCCTCATTCTGGGTGCCCTGCTGATCCTCAATCATTTGTTCTGGCGCTATCTCTTCCCCTTGGTGCTCAAACTGGTCGGACACCTTTGGCGGCGCCTGAAAATCCGCCTTGAAGGCTGGGCGGATTCGGATTTTTCGCAAAAGCTCGCGCAACGGTTTCCCGGCCTGCATGCCTTTGCCCTCGACCGTTTTTCCCTAAGAAAAAGTACCGGCCTGGCGTTGACCGCGGGTTTCGTGGTGAGTTTTGTGTTCGCCCTCACCTTTTTTTGGATCAGCCGCGCAATTTTGCGCCAGACGCCCCTGGCTCAGGGCAATCAGTTCATATACGATGTGATGCCGAGGCTGCACCATCCGGCGAGCGACCTGCTGTTCGGCGCCCTCAACCAGTTGGCCTCCCCTCCCGTTCTGCTGCTGGTCGCGGCGTTCGTCCTGGTCTGGCTGATGTTGTACAATCGGGATTTTTCCAGCCTGATCCTGCTGCTTGGATTTCCCGCCGGCCAGGCTCTGCTGCTGTTGATCAAGCTGATGTTTGCCCATCCCCGTCCGCGGCCCTATTTTCCCCACCTCGAGACGGCGCTTTCGAGCTTTCCCAGCGGTCATGCCTTCAGCGCGGTGGTGCTTTACGGGTTGATCGCCTATTTTCTGCTGGGCCGGGTTCGGGTCTGGGAGAATCGTTTCTATCTCACCTTTTGGACCAGCTTCCTGGCGCTGCTGATCGGTTTCAGCCGCCTTTATCTGGGTGCTCAATGGCTCAGCGACGTTCTGGGGGGCCTTGCCCTGGGCGGCTTTTGGCTGAGCGTGCTCATCACCCTGTGCGAGATGCGCTTTCGCTTCGGCGCCTTTCCCCTGCGACGCGGTTGGGAGCCCTTCCATCTCTCGCC
This is a stretch of genomic DNA from Geoalkalibacter sp.. It encodes these proteins:
- a CDS encoding pilus assembly PilX family protein is translated as MKIFRIYPQVLADQRGTALVLVLTMLAVLLILCTFALTNSTVEVKIAGNYRAFNESLSAAERGVQIGLNNLRDDLNLNSFDNLVSINRSGLRVEEIDEEPINRAIALGDGPPPVGSGNDATTASSFQARYYVLEVHGEFPQGMENASHTELEMQVSRIVAR
- a CDS encoding PilW family protein, which codes for MKKLPTSCDQRGFTLIELLIVAALLGVVMAAVLGLVQTTQRHVHTAEEVVEVQQNLRVALERMSRDLRLAGFLIDDGPAIAAAAADALTLRTATVSGAAARIATEFSSPASPNTPIDVQVASVETARLFENGDLVRIVRPGNRIQPLDRVLRVVRAPGDITTPVVPLNGFNAAVDYRPGDTLVKVFDVNLAPTADPNTSPPVHPNILTYALVDDPDSADAAQQLLQRSATGLGDEILAVKVTDLVFAYLLDDGSELAALPAGDPRLDNIRAVRITLTGATDATQTGIAGYLAPGQASNVKTRSLTTVVQLRNR
- a CDS encoding type IV pilus modification PilV family protein, whose translation is MMKQLFKIRRQRGFTLLELLVAVTIFAVGLLTVAGMQITAMRSNVVADSTSVATAVAQGVLDELLSRPARDAVFNASQNNQPYPLDEAAMSQIPGGGNYVATFDTLLNNPANGMVRINVRVQGNARTVTLTGFKRL
- a CDS encoding sigma-54-dependent transcriptional regulator; this translates as MSEALRILVVDDESAMRHMLRLLLERAGYVVSEAEHGRQALEHLQNTPCDIALCDVRMPELGGLEFLDAVRGLGLPVTLIMMTAYGSVDQALECMKRGAYDYLSKPFKPDEVVLTLKKAQERLGLQRENLSLRRQLKGDLVYASQAMAQVMGLVERVAPAGSPVLVRGETGTGKELVARALHERSGRPLERFFALNCGAIPAGLLESELFGHARGSFTGAERERDGLFLAADGGTLFLDEIAELPLELQPKLLRVLQDGEVRRIGETRSRRVQTRVIAATAVDLKQAVSDGRFREDLYYRLNVVELIIPALRERREDIRPLADHFLERIARREGRTVPRFAPACLELLENHSWPGNVRELANFIERTLIFCRAPRIELADLSWDIRRENRDAAASLSLKEAVPRMEREFIRKALARTNGNRTQAAQLLDISLRALIYKIKEYGLD
- a CDS encoding sensor histidine kinase gives rise to the protein MRKVLGLRSEILISLSVLVVSGLLFAGLFLLKIAENELIEERIQTTLSSLQGMTALVRVDHGGLIFLQEIDWLFRQMNLAADAAVYTLVDAEVQRRAGQGPELADPADLRRTAFQGTSLVRVSRPAGWYGFFPGAAGGYFDVYQPLVFEGSIEGVLFGRFSLNGIAQRMVPAQTAIFVLIFGFGGVLIAFGTYVLGRSVVLPARRLMQATSRVAAGDLGVNVPVDGPREISELAASFNAMTRALQESRAQTQETIAGLHQANAELEKARRHLVRSEKMAAVGNLAAGIAHEIGNPLGAALGYLDLAQAGPRSPETEDLLARAGRELRRIDLLVRDLLDFASPRDAAPEVLEPVAVAREAAQLLEHQGIFQEVGLENVLPPRLPEVLATRHKLLQVLVNLLLNARDACIGNGGRVRLEGKVVGGEICLIVRDEGPGLPPGLEERIFDPFFTTKEPGKGRGLGLFFCHKVIEESGGRMEVSSRPGEGACFQVFLPVAGEDARHV
- a CDS encoding ferredoxin: MPRIPAVDQQACIGCEVCTQICPEVFRMEEGAQGGHGHGHDHKSTVYNPFGAPEAKIEEAMDNCPVACIYWTQ
- a CDS encoding MFS transporter, with product MSFSANILKLNAFSFLKMTLFPMAVITLFWKDHIGLSLTEILILQGFFSLATLLLEYPSGYISDRLGCRFSLNLASLLGIAGWGWYLFAGSFFEVLIAELLLGASFAFISGADSALLFETLRHEGREQHYTRQEGRMLGLAQAGEAVGAVFAGTLYAFFPLLPFIIQVVVWILALLITGSLKEPPRERPTAKVSHLAAAAATVRYTFRDNPRLRLTILLTTVLGLASYYPVWLIQPFMQETGVPLTWFGPIWAGANATVALFSWLSYRFSLRLGNRAMALLLFLLVALGYLGLALTHALWSFLFYYLLTAMRGLQGPLLKALIQRQSFSTNRASILSLKSFTFRFFFIYTGPAAGFAADRLGLNAAFAILGLALCAALVLCLKGFDFSEQSPAKRT
- a CDS encoding bifunctional DedA family/phosphatase PAP2 family protein; translation: MGLIAFLESLAIVGIFVPGSVIIVLAGFLAAQGKGDPLSLMAVSALGAALGDFLSYLLGARFGEVLFQTSILKRRRQVLERARGFFLGHGGKAVFFGRFIGFLRPFMPMIAGSARMSPALFAGYTLISAILWGIAYPGLGYFFGASWQQVQIWTGRLSLLILILGALLILNHLFWRYLFPLVLKLVGHLWRRLKIRLEGWADSDFSQKLAQRFPGLHAFALDRFSLRKSTGLALTAGFVVSFVFALTFFWISRAILRQTPLAQGNQFIYDVMPRLHHPASDLLFGALNQLASPPVLLLVAAFVLVWLMLYNRDFSSLILLLGFPAGQALLLLIKLMFAHPRPRPYFPHLETALSSFPSGHAFSAVVLYGLIAYFLLGRVRVWENRFYLTFWTSFLALLIGFSRLYLGAQWLSDVLGGLALGGFWLSVLITLCEMRFRFGAFPLRRGWEPFHLSPRGRLWVLIPLGLLTTLSICLLIATELDLLTQIKSAWP